Genomic window (Aquimarina sp. BL5):
ACGGGTATTAAAGATTGAGGCAACTGAATTATTTAACTATCTAAAGATGATTGAAGCACAGGTTTCGGCATTTATTTTTTGAATAAGTAATTGGACCATTTGTTTTGGAGTTTTTACAACTCCTAATTCTTCCTTATTCAAAATCAATTTATTACTATTGTTTTCCCAAACAAAGATTTTCCCGCCGGATTTTACGATCCTATTTTCTTCATTGGATGTTATTCGAAAAGCTTCAAATTTATGATCATATTTAACACCTGCAGGGTAATATAACTCTGTCACAAATTGGGTGCTACCTTTCTCAAAAATATGGCAAACACAATCTCCAATATCTTTTAATTCAGAAACCCGAACCATATTATTCTGAATAATTTTCCACTGTCCTTTTTGTTGTACAGCCACAATATTCATAAGAATAGTACCTTTTTCTGCAATTTTATCATCTATAATAGACTCAAAATCCAGTAATACAGAAACGGTTCCCGAAGTTTCTTTTTGGGTACTATATAAAATTTTGTTCAGCTTTATCTTAAGACTGTAATTACCATCCTGAATGATATCATTAAGTTGAAATCTAATGTTCTCTTTTGTGTAGTTTTTCTTAACGATCGCTCCGGACAGTTTTACATAGGTTGTGTTCCCAGAATACTGTTCGCTATATAGTTCTAATACCTTGGTAACCGAATTGTCTTTCTCTATAGAATTCATGAGCTTTATATAAGATTCTAAGATTTCGATAACAGGATCGACATTTTCTATTTTATTCGCAGATGCGGTTGTACATAACAAAGAGAGTATACAACATAGTAGGATATAGTACTTTTTCATAATATCAACCTTTTAAAATTTCAAAATATATTTATTTCTTTTTAGAAAGATACCTTCTTAAAATGCCTCCTTTTATATGATTCACATCATATTCGATTACAAAAGCATTAGGATCGATCTGATCAATAATTTTATTTACTTTGCCAATTTCAATTCGATTTATAATAGTGTGAATTACTTCAAAGTTTTCAGTCTTTCCTTGATTTCCATATCCATGAACTCCATTAAACACAGTCATCCCAGACCCTAATTTGGTTGTAATTGCTTCTCTAATCTGATCATATCTTTTTGATACAATCATTAATCCAATAAAATTCTCAAATCCTTCTATTGTGAGGTCTGTTATTTTTGCAGTTACTAAAAACGCTAGAATAGAATACATAGCAGTTTCCTTAGAAATAATGATTGCCGTAATAGCAAAGAGTATAAAATTAAAAACTAAGGTTACTTTTCCAATACTTATTCCAAAATGCCTATTGAGATATATTCCTAAAATTTCAGATCCATCTAAAACAGCACCATTTTTTATGGTAATACCTATCCCTAAGCCTAGTAAAAGCCCTCCGAAAATTGAAGTCAATAGTTTATCACTAGTAACTACTTCAAAATTTTCGAAATGCAGAAAAACTGCAAAACTGATAATACTAACCAAAGATTTAAAAACCATATATCTAGAGATGGTGAAATACGCCAAAATCAAAAACGGAATGCTAAGAACTATTAATACAATTGATATATTAATATTAAACAGACTGTTTAATAAAATTGCAATTCCTGTGACACCACCATCTAAAAATCCATTGGGTAGCAAAAAAGCTTTTAGACCAATGCTCGCTAACAATACTCCCAAAGCAATTTGTATGTACTCATAAGCACCTCTTATCATCTGGTTTTTATATATCGAGGTATATTGGGTCATATCGATTTCTATTTAATAAGACGTAGGAATGTAATCCGCAACAGTAAGAAACTATTGCGGATCCATATGTACGATTGGTTAAGATTTATAATAAGGCATCTCAGAATTTTCTGCTCTTAAAATTGAGGATAATTCTTCTATTGGTATTTCCAAAAAATAATTTCCTGCATACGTAGGACATACAGTACAATCATCAAAATAGAATTTTATATGATTGGCATCGACAACAAAATTGTTCTTGAAAACTTCAAAGGTATCTTTAGTAAACTCCCAGCAATCATTAAAAGAGTCTTGACCAGCAATACGTGCTTGTAACTCTTGGTTTAGTTTAAACAATAAGAATTTCTCACTATTATCCTCAAACAAATCATCGTATGTAATAAACGTCCCTGTTTTTATATTATAATTCAGCCCTTTGAACATAAAAGAATTATGGCGATCGTGATCGTAATAATTAGTTTTGTATAATAGAACACTTAAGAACTGATTATTTTTAGTATATACCTTATAATCCAGATTTCTTCTCTTCCTTTCGGCATCTTTGAATAAAGGATCACAGGATAAATATTCATTATCAAGTACTTGCTGAATTGATGTTTCTGTCTTTAAATAATTCCTCTCTATGTAGGAATTGAAACTGTTAAACAAAGGGTTGAACTCTTCATCTAAATGAGGATATTTATAATCGAGAATTAAGGAATTTTCCTTTTTGTAAAAGCTTTTAGTGCTAACAAAATCGTTAAGTAAAGCCTTTTGATTTTTATTTACCCAATAATTTGATTTCTCTTTAGATAAATTATGAGACATTAAGCTCGTTTTACCATCTTGTTCTATCAATTTATGATTCGAACCATCCGTGATAGTGTTACAAGAGATAAATATTGTAACGAAGGAAATATAAATTAGATTTTTCATCTTTTAAGGTGATTTAGTATCATTAGTATTTGATACAAATCTCCACAAATAGTTTCATATATTTTTATTTATATTTATAATAATTTGTATAAAATAATTTTATAAAAACAATTTTAAAATGATGTGAATAAGCAAATACAGGAATTAAGTAATTTCGAAAATATGAGCTGTTAAAAAATGCTAATCGAAAATAAGTAATCGGCGTGAAAAAATGATTCACTCCCCAAAGAACAACAGTCTACCTTTATCTTAAAACCCTAAAAACAAGAAAATTAAATACATTCACGTTATTTTATAATCGCCCGAAGCTTCTTTAAGTAATTATCTTTCCCTCCTTTTCTAAAGAAAAAATGTAATTACTGAAATGAATATTACATAATTTTTATTTATGTAAATTATTATAAATATAAATAAAAACATATGAAAAAATACATACATCTTTGCAAAAACAAAACTAATGAGAGATTTGAATTCAAAGAAAAACCAATCCGAAAAAGTAAAAGTTATTTCGTCAAATAGTAACGAAAAAGTAACATCACTAACAAACTTTAGTCTAATTACAATCATCGTCCTCTTTTCTACTTTTATTACACTTTCTATAGGAAATAACAACCTTTTCCTAACAGAAATACTACTTTCTGGAGTGATAATATGTTTACTAAGTCTGCAAAACTTCGCATCTAAAACAAAGAGGTAAACATCTTAAATTTTTCAGATAAATAGCTATTATAAAATCACAGTAACAACTATATGGATTTACACTTACTTATAGATAACCTGACAAACCCTGCGTTACTTTTTTTCTTCCTAGGAATTATCGCAGTTCAACTTAAAAGTGACCTTAATATTCCCGAAAATTCCTCAAAATTTATTTCACTTTACCTTTTACTTTCAATTGGTTTTAAGGGTGGCCAAGAGCTTTCGCATAGTACATTTAATGCAGAAATACTATGGTCATTACTTTTTGGAATATTTCTAGCCATTTTCATTCCTGTGTATACCTATTTTATATTACGAAGAAAATTTAGTCTCGAAAATGCCGGAGCTATTGCAGCATCTTATGGTTCTGTAAGTGCTGTAACCTTTGTAACCACCATATCTTTTTTAGAAATAGAGAATATTGCTTTTAGCGGTCATATGGTAGCAGTAATGGCGTTAATGGAGGCACCTTCCATAATGGTGGGGTTACTCTTAGTCACAATCTTCAAAAAAAATAAGAACGAAGATAAGATTCCTATGAAAACGGTAGTACATCACGCATTAACCAATGGCAGTGTGCTGCTCATAATAGGTAGTTTGATTGTAGGGTTGTTTGCAAGTGAAGCGCAAGCCGAAGGAATCAAACCTTTTACCACAGACATATTCAAAGGATTTTTAGCTGTATTTCTTTTGGATATGGGAATTACTAGTGGTCGTAAACTTTCTGATTTTATTAAAAAGGGATGGTTTGCATTTCTGTTCGCCATTATCATACCTGTCATAAACGGTTGTGTTGTTGCGGTAGTAAGTGGTCTTTTTAGTTCTGGAGAAGGAAATAGATTGTTATTTGCTATACTCGCAGCTAGCGCATCCTATATCGCGGTACCTGCAGCTATGAAATTAGCACTTCCAAAAGCAAACCCTAGTCTTTATATTCCGATGGCTTTGGCAATCACTTTTCCCTTTAATATAACATTGGGAATGCCTCTATATCTGTGTATTATCCAGGTTACATAATAATAATTAATGATTATAATAAATTATATAAATAAAAATATATAACATATTAATTCGACCTTTGTATTAATAATAGAAATAAATTTAATAACAAATTATGGAAGCTATAGAAACAGCAACAATGGAAGTAAAAACAGATCAAAAAATAAATTTAATTGATGGTCACTTTACAGCATCAGAAGCAGCAGACATTATTAACGCTGTACTTAATGTTAAGATCAACTTTCATAAACTGCACCGATTATCAATAACAGAAGGAAATGCTGGTGATGAGTGTGAATATGATAGTGGAAGAATAGATGAATTATTACAAGAACAAATTATTGCGAAAGAATTTTTTGCTCAGGCAAGACTAAACGGAAAAAAATTAAAAATGAGTAGTATTATTAATATTTCTGTCGAAGACTAGACGTTATTATTAGTCTGATAATAGAACATTAATACTTTTTGTTCAGTCTAGTTAATAAACTTAATGTAAAAGAAGAGAGTTTCTTATTGCAAGGGACTCTCTTCTTTTATATAATTACTAACTCAACCAATAATATCATTCATTTATTCTTTATTTTTTGAAGATACTGAAGTAAGTATTCTGAGTATTATACATTTTAATAACCTAAACAGAAATTATTATATATATTCCCACATAGTTATCTTTGTTTTTATGATAAAGACTAGAACATTTTTATTTACATTTCTACTTGCTTCAACTTTTGCAACAGCTCAAAAACCTTTTATTTTCCAAAATAAGTCCGTTACATCTGGTAACAAACATCATTTTAAGATACCAGTAATCAGTAAAAAGGATAGTACGTTTATTCCTGTTACAATATTTCATGGTTCAAAACCAGGACCAGTTCTAGGTATTACAGCCGGAATTCATGGGTATGAATATCCTCCGATCCTAGCGGCTCAACAATTAAATCAAAAAATTAACCCTAAACAATTATCAGGCACCATTATTTTGGTTCAAATAGCCAATATTCCTGCTTTTTTAGGCAGAAGTCCATTTTTAAACCCATTGGATAACAAGAACTTAAATCGCTCTTTTCCGGGAGCCCCCACAGGTTCAATAACCGAGCGCATAGCGCATACAATAACGACACAAGTAATTGCCAAATCTGATTTTTTTGTAGATATGCATGCCGGAGATGCGCCAGAAGATTTGCGTTCGTATAATGCTTGGTATCAAAGCAAGGCACTTCCTGAAGTTTCTAAAAAAGGTAGAGAAATGGCATTGGCTATGGGGTTTGATTACTCTATTATTTTTAATATTCCTGAAGAAAGACTCAAAGAACCTAGCTTATATTGTTCTCAAGAAGCTTTCCATCGTAAAATACCTTCAGTGGATATTGAGTGTGGAAGTCTAGGTATTCCCAGTAAAGCCAAAACGGATAGAATTGTCAATGGGATGTTTTCTTTATTCGAACATCTACAAATGTTAGATATTAGTACTAAATCTACTAAAACCAAACCAACAATTATAGCCAAGAGATTTACAATCAAAAGTAAATCAACCGGTCTTTTTTACACTACGAAAAAAGCCGGTGATCTTATTAAAAAGGGAGAATCTGTTGGTTATATTACCGATTTTTTCGGAAATATATTAGAAAATATCGAGGCACCACAAAGTGGAATGATCCTATATATGATTGGTACTCCCCCTATTAATAAGAATGACACTATTATGAATATAGGTATTCTACCCTAAGTTCTTATTATAATCGTTTTATCATTGGTATCGAAAATAGTATCATAACAATTGAAGCTATCATAAGTGGTGCAATAGCTTTTGTTGGTTTCAAAGTTGTTTTTGCCTTATAATATTCCGGTACCAATTGATTCCAATCTATAGTATTAGCAAGCTTACCTTCGAATATTTTTGGATAGAAAAACAACCTTAACTTTTCATGAAATGCATCGGTTGCATTTAGATATTCTAATTGCTGACTCATACTCGTTCCTGCCAATTGATTAAAAGCTAATTGCAGATGCATATTTGGGATTATAGATGCAATTTGATTGCTTTTGTTCTCACGTAATGTAATCTTCTTATTAAAAGCGTCTTGCTGTTTTTTTGAATCATCATCACCCATCTGCTGCATAGCGTAATACCATAACCAGTTGAATCCATCAGTAGGATATCCATACTTTTTAAATTGTGGATAGTGCTGATAAAACTTCTCAATAGTAGCTCGTTTATCAGTATCCCATTTAACATGATAGCCATCCCTTTGCGCTATTGCAGTACTCAAAGCCTCTGGCATAGGGTATTTTGAGGTAACATACGCATTGATTCCAGCCGGTAAAAGAATAATTAACACCAACCAAACCGATAAAAGTAGTAATGCATTAAAACCAGAAGATTTTTTAAAACTTATGATAAAAAAACTAACTGTAAACCAGAAAAGTATGTAAAGCATAGACAATCCAAATACCCAAAAAAACTGAACATCCATAGATAAGTTCAAGACTAATTTTGCAATAAAAAAAAGAAAAATCAATATGGTGTATAATAATATCAGTCGTACCAAAAGTTTGGAGATGATAAATCTAAGTTTAGATTTTGATTGAATAGCTACCAGCCTCCAGGTACCCGTCTCTGTTTCTTCGGAAACCGCATTAAAAGTTAATACAATCACCAATAATGGAAAGAGATAAATGATCACAAAAGAAAGGTCGAGATTACCAGACTGTAAGTTCATCGGGTTTACCAAATCGGTATCATACTTTTGGGCTTCAAAGGTTTTAATTGTGATTCTTTTTACTGTTGGATGTACATCTGACTGACCAATTGATAATCCAGCTAGTGGATTTAAGGTATTGATATAAGCGAATTTCGCATAATACAACAATAACCCTAAATCATCATTATGCAGTGATACTTGTCGGTCGAAATGTTGCTCTTGATACGTTTTCACTTCAGCAATTGCATCTTGTTGTCTTTGTAGATGTTTATTGCCAATAACAATTCCTACTATACCCAATAATGTTATTAACACAAGGCTTATCCATACTTCTTTGGATCGAATACATTGTTGTAAAAATAATTTATATAACATCATATTGCTTTTGCTCTTTTTGAAATGAATAGTAATAATCCTATCGTACCCATTGCCCAAAACAAGATAGATAGTAATGCAGGAAAAGCTTGTTTCATAGAATTAGTAAATGCTATGGGTTCATGTTTAAAATCCTGAAAATCTTCCCAATGTTCATGCCCAACAACATGGGCTTTTCCTTCAGAACCACTTTCTTTTTTTGGACTGATATATTCCATTTGTAATTCATTCATGGCTTGCGATAATTGATATCGATAATCATCTGTTTTATCCTGAAAATCGATATAAGATGAAAAATCGGTACCAGACATAGTCATTGATACTAATTTTATTGCGGTAAAAGGATTGATAAATGATGAAAATCGAGTTACATCGTTTTGGTTTTTATAAATATCCACCAACTTAGCGTGATGTTTTCTGTACAAAGCCGAGGTTATTTTCTCACCTTCGCGCATTACAAAACCCGAATAGTTAAATGGTAGGTCGGTTACCTTAGTTACATTATGAACTGCGAATACAGAATCTCTTAAGTGGTTATAATGTGGATCATTAGGGTTATGACTATCACCTTTTTGGATCTCTTCTTTTTCGATAGCAGATTGAAAGGCCAATTTACTAGGAGTAGGAAACCAATAGTTGCCCATCGCTTGTGCAGATTTTGGTAATAGGATTACTAACAAAAGCCAAATTCCTAATAATCGTAATAAAGCATTTTTTGGCGCATTACTAATCGCCGATACTATCACAGTAATAGAAGATATCATAAAAAGGAATATCAAATAACTTGTGCCAATTATAAATAAACGTAACCATCTAAAGTCGTTTATTTCTGGATTTTCAAATAGTAAGAGTGTAATAATTACTACTAAAAGAATAGGTATAAAAAACAATAAAGAAATTGCAAAAAGGCCAATAGATTTACCAAATAACAACTCTCTCCAAGTAGCACCTTGGGATAAAAGTATTTTTAAAGTTCCATTCTGTTTATCTCTCGCAACGCTAGAAAAACCCGTAAAAAACAGTATCAAAGGCAATACCAGTTGTAGTAATAATGCTAAACTTAATTCTCCAAATCGTAGCATGCCTGTAGAAAATGTGGCTTCAGAAAAGTTTACGCTATTTTGTCGATGTGCTTCTAAA
Coding sequences:
- a CDS encoding YitT family protein, which translates into the protein MTQYTSIYKNQMIRGAYEYIQIALGVLLASIGLKAFLLPNGFLDGGVTGIAILLNSLFNINISIVLIVLSIPFLILAYFTISRYMVFKSLVSIISFAVFLHFENFEVVTSDKLLTSIFGGLLLGLGIGITIKNGAVLDGSEILGIYLNRHFGISIGKVTLVFNFILFAITAIIISKETAMYSILAFLVTAKITDLTIEGFENFIGLMIVSKRYDQIREAITTKLGSGMTVFNGVHGYGNQGKTENFEVIHTIINRIEIGKVNKIIDQIDPNAFVIEYDVNHIKGGILRRYLSKKK
- a CDS encoding RsiV family protein → MKNLIYISFVTIFISCNTITDGSNHKLIEQDGKTSLMSHNLSKEKSNYWVNKNQKALLNDFVSTKSFYKKENSLILDYKYPHLDEEFNPLFNSFNSYIERNYLKTETSIQQVLDNEYLSCDPLFKDAERKRRNLDYKVYTKNNQFLSVLLYKTNYYDHDRHNSFMFKGLNYNIKTGTFITYDDLFEDNSEKFLLFKLNQELQARIAGQDSFNDCWEFTKDTFEVFKNNFVVDANHIKFYFDDCTVCPTYAGNYFLEIPIEELSSILRAENSEMPYYKS
- a CDS encoding sodium-dependent bicarbonate transport family permease; this encodes MDLHLLIDNLTNPALLFFFLGIIAVQLKSDLNIPENSSKFISLYLLLSIGFKGGQELSHSTFNAEILWSLLFGIFLAIFIPVYTYFILRRKFSLENAGAIAASYGSVSAVTFVTTISFLEIENIAFSGHMVAVMALMEAPSIMVGLLLVTIFKKNKNEDKIPMKTVVHHALTNGSVLLIIGSLIVGLFASEAQAEGIKPFTTDIFKGFLAVFLLDMGITSGRKLSDFIKKGWFAFLFAIIIPVINGCVVAVVSGLFSSGEGNRLLFAILAASASYIAVPAAMKLALPKANPSLYIPMALAITFPFNITLGMPLYLCIIQVT
- a CDS encoding succinylglutamate desuccinylase/aspartoacylase family protein, which gives rise to MIKTRTFLFTFLLASTFATAQKPFIFQNKSVTSGNKHHFKIPVISKKDSTFIPVTIFHGSKPGPVLGITAGIHGYEYPPILAAQQLNQKINPKQLSGTIILVQIANIPAFLGRSPFLNPLDNKNLNRSFPGAPTGSITERIAHTITTQVIAKSDFFVDMHAGDAPEDLRSYNAWYQSKALPEVSKKGREMALAMGFDYSIIFNIPEERLKEPSLYCSQEAFHRKIPSVDIECGSLGIPSKAKTDRIVNGMFSLFEHLQMLDISTKSTKTKPTIIAKRFTIKSKSTGLFYTTKKAGDLIKKGESVGYITDFFGNILENIEAPQSGMILYMIGTPPINKNDTIMNIGILP
- a CDS encoding DUF3526 domain-containing protein, with the protein product MLYKLFLQQCIRSKEVWISLVLITLLGIVGIVIGNKHLQRQQDAIAEVKTYQEQHFDRQVSLHNDDLGLLLYYAKFAYINTLNPLAGLSIGQSDVHPTVKRITIKTFEAQKYDTDLVNPMNLQSGNLDLSFVIIYLFPLLVIVLTFNAVSEETETGTWRLVAIQSKSKLRFIISKLLVRLILLYTILIFLFFIAKLVLNLSMDVQFFWVFGLSMLYILFWFTVSFFIISFKKSSGFNALLLLSVWLVLIILLPAGINAYVTSKYPMPEALSTAIAQRDGYHVKWDTDKRATIEKFYQHYPQFKKYGYPTDGFNWLWYYAMQQMGDDDSKKQQDAFNKKITLRENKSNQIASIIPNMHLQLAFNQLAGTSMSQQLEYLNATDAFHEKLRLFFYPKIFEGKLANTIDWNQLVPEYYKAKTTLKPTKAIAPLMIASIVMILFSIPMIKRL
- a CDS encoding DUF3526 domain-containing protein, coding for MQWANIRLFAGHFWRNATALKSFYLLLLIFILLTAYSAVSGIKNHITQNNIRQEHQVKARQSWEANPDKHPHRMAHFGTFAFRIQPTLGIFDYGLESFTGSTVFLEAHRQNSVNFSEATFSTGMLRFGELSLALLLQLVLPLILFFTGFSSVARDKQNGTLKILLSQGATWRELLFGKSIGLFAISLLFFIPILLVVIITLLLFENPEINDFRWLRLFIIGTSYLIFLFMISSITVIVSAISNAPKNALLRLLGIWLLLVILLPKSAQAMGNYWFPTPSKLAFQSAIEKEEIQKGDSHNPNDPHYNHLRDSVFAVHNVTKVTDLPFNYSGFVMREGEKITSALYRKHHAKLVDIYKNQNDVTRFSSFINPFTAIKLVSMTMSGTDFSSYIDFQDKTDDYRYQLSQAMNELQMEYISPKKESGSEGKAHVVGHEHWEDFQDFKHEPIAFTNSMKQAFPALLSILFWAMGTIGLLLFISKRAKAI